One region of Drosophila subobscura isolate 14011-0131.10 chromosome J, UCBerk_Dsub_1.0, whole genome shotgun sequence genomic DNA includes:
- the LOC117893143 gene encoding synaptic vesicle glycoprotein 2B: MELDEALNSIGFGCGQVLVLVFSSFANLLAVNESFGMSIIVVASSCDLGTTSAQKSLMMTSLMVGMTLSGFYVGYLIDVKGRVRILRWMLLVTIVLSVASALMPEVYALSATRFLVGVFLCGPATCLLGYMTEFSAPHARPKLVVVFSLGVGLSLIYCPLVAKLFLPKQYCAAVDGAYGQRSWRYLMMLYTLPGVIGLLGLCCLPESPYYLMSVKRKEDAYEVLRWLCRRNRKNIDELHIELADFHRETIVAKANYFKLVWDDSIRLVKPPYCRDFMVCTLLSFGMFLISLGLGMWYPLLRSQDNSQHRLLCDVLSKPKNFDQAKNVTAATELPDFTDPIYYGIAYIGFYFLALLLLVCMSRKHVFVCYVSIAALCGLALNFIKEPLAILICFTMMMILPGVMITLVSAVLVDCMPTQLRAKALSLNRALSRLGAIFGCLLVGLMLKVSCVATLNIFVAYLMFCIFLCFLLPK; encoded by the exons ATGGAGCTAGACGAAGCTCTGAATTCGATAG gctttggctgtggccaggtgctggtgctggtcttCTCCAGTTTCGCCAATTTGCTGGCCGTCAACGAGAGCTTTGGCATGTCGATCATCGTTGTGGCCTCATCTTGCGATCTGGGCACAACTTCCGCCCAAAAGTCACTGATGATGACCTCCTTGATGGTGGGCATGACGCTCTCTGGTTTCTACGTGGGCTACCTCATAGATGTCAAGGGCAGGGTTCGAATCTTACGCTGGATGCTGCTCGTTACCATTGTGTTGTCGGTGGCGTCGGCCCTCATGCCGGAGGTGTATGCTCTTTCGGCAACGCGATTCTTGGTTGGAGTATT CCTCTGTGGACCTGCTACATGTCTCCTCGGCTACATGACAGAATTTTCTGCACCGCATGCCCGCCCAAAGCTCGTTGTCGTCTTCAGCCTGGGCGTGGGTTTGTCGCTGATCTACTGCCCGCTGGTGGCCAAATTATTTCTGCCCAAACAATACTGCGCAGCGGTAGATGGCGCTTATGGGCAGCGTTCCTGGCGCTACCTCATGATGCTGTACACGCTGCCCGGCGTCATTGGGCTGCTGGGTCTGTGCTGCCTGCCGGAGAGTCCCTACTATCTGATGTCCGTGAAGCGCAAGGAGGATGCCTACGAGGTGCTCCGCTGGCTGTGTCGCCGCAATCGCAAGAACATTGACGAGCTGCACATCGAACTGGCGGACTTTCACAGGGAGACAATTGTGGCCAAGGCCAATTACTTTAAGCTGGTGTGGGATGACAGCATTCGCTTGGTGAAGCCGCCCTACTGCCGTGACTTTATGGTCTGCACGCTGCTCTCGTTTGGCATGTTCCTGAT CTCCCTTGGCCTGGGCATGTGGTATCCACTGCTGCGTAGTCAGGACAACAGCCAGCACCGACTGCTCTGCGATGTGCTGAGCAAACCCAAGAACTTTGACCAGGCAAAGAACGTTACAGCAGCCACCGAACTGCCAGACTTCACCGATCCGATCTACTATGGCATTGCCTACATTGGCTTCTACTTCTTGgccctactgctgctggtgtgcaTGTCGCGGAAACATGTCTTCGTCTGCTACGTCAGCATTGCCGCCCTTTGCGGCCTGGCCCTGAACTTCATCAAGGAACCACTTGCCATTTTGATCTGCTTCACCATGATGATGATCCTGCCCGGTGTGATGATTACCTTGGTGTCCGCCGTGCTGGTTGACTGCATGCCCACACAGCTGCGTGCCAAGGCCCTCAGCCTGAACAGAGCGCTCTCCCGTTTGGGTGCCATTTTCGGCTGCCTGCTCGTGGGCCTCATGCTGAAGGTCTCCTGCGTGGCCACACTCAACATCTTTGTGGCCTATCTCATGT TTTGCATCTTTTTGTGCTTCCTGCTGCCAAAGTAG
- the LOC117893144 gene encoding solute carrier family 22 member 7-like, which produces MVLMTCIASLLLPLKLHHRIANDYALTSWRVLVLLNLLPGLFGIVSLWLLPESPKYYLAVDEQQKAMEALERCCRLNKGRDVTLSSLGVESVTQPRLPEKKIHRR; this is translated from the exons ATGGTCCTAATGACAT GTAtcgcctcgctgctgctgcccctcaaGCTGCACCACAGAATCGCCAACGATTACGCGCTCACCAGCTGGcgtgtgctggtgctgctcaacctgctgcctggcctctttggcattgtctcgctttggctgctgcccgAGAGTCCCAAATATTACCTGGCCGTCGATGAGCAGCAAAAGGCCATGGAGGCGCTGGAACGTTGCTGCCGCCTCAACAAGGGCAGGGATGTGACCCTCTCCAGTCTGGGCGTGGAGTCTGTCACGCAGCCGCGACTGCCCGAAAAGAAGATCCATCGCAGGTGA
- the LOC117893142 gene encoding synaptic vesicle glycoprotein 2C-like isoform X1, whose amino-acid sequence MADIDDVYHMLGFGRMQRIIFACCVLIQIYITNEQLGLSLIVASSACELQIDDHRMSWLMSAVFTAQILASHYMGDKADEIGRRKLILITGSLMLFTSLLSALMPDFWSFLVMRFLVGVFVTGPTVSMQTYLSEFTKFSLRPKVLNYVSYSIGLSMIYVPCIAALVKVNLPIYNAYTFSSWRLLILLNLLPGITAFIMLYRLPESPKYYLSVNEDAKAMAVLEQCCRLNKGKDVTLASLGVDSVTQPRLRGATIKRNCVARLWYESLPLLERPYFRNFFLTSAGVFVQFGVSFGLGVWMLRVRHLILQVEETETICELMRKHGHHKIELPTVSWEILNVIFPLLISPPSVLQCDLTFKNVKDSIYHGVFVLFAFILTSFLLMCIRRRTIIVIYLLTAALAGFLVNFVTNDTLILIVFLLLIVPPICSLRLTTSLLIDLIPTHLRGKAVALCLIFGRTGVLTSSLFIGYTLRQLCYVTFNGFVLAIIASAILILLLPSESKMMDNLSK is encoded by the exons ATGGCAGACATTGACGACGTCTATCATATGCTGG GCTTTGGGCGCATGCAGCGAATCATCTTTGCGTGCTGCGTGCTGATTCAGATCTACATAACGAACGAACAGTTGGGCCTGTCCCTGATTGTAGCCTCCAGTGCCTGCGAGCTGCAGATCGACGATCACCGCATGTCCTGGCTGATGAGCGCTGTCTTTACCGCACAGATCCTGGCGAGTCACTACATGGGCGACAAGGCGGATGAGATTGGGAGACGAAAACTGATTCTAATCACGGGTTCCCTGATGCTCTTCACCTCTCTCCTGTCGGCCTTAATGCCAGATTTTTGGTCCTTTCTGGTGATGCGCTTTCTAGTAGGTGTCTT TGTGACGGGACCCACAGTGTCTATGCAGACGTACCTGAGCGAGTTCACAAAGTTCTCCCTGCGACCCAAAGTGCTCAACTATGTTAGCTATTCCATAGGTCTAAGCATGATCTATGTGCCAT GTATTGCTGCTTTGGTGAAGGTAAATCTGCCCATCTACAACGCTTACACTTTCTCCAGCTGGCGTCTGCTGATCCTGCTGAATCTGCTGCCCGGCATTACTGCTTTCATCATGCTCTATCGACTGCCCGAGAGCCCAAAGTATTATCTGTCGGTCAACGAGGATGCCAAGGCCATGGCGGTGCTGGAGCAATGCTGCCGCCTGAACAAGGGCAAGGATGTAACCCTGGCCAGCCTGGGCGTGGACTCGGTCACGCAGCCTCGTTTGCGTGGTGCTACCATCAAAAGGAA CTGTGTGGCTCGCCTGTGGTACGAgtccctgccgctgctggagcggCCCTACTTCCGCAACTTTTTCCTCACATCCGCAGGTGTTTTCGTGCAATTTGGCGT GAGTTTTGGTCTGGGCGTGTGGATGCTGCGGGTACGCCATCTCATTCTACAAGTGGAGGAGACCGAGACGATCTGTGAGCTGATGAGGAAGCATGGACATCATAAAATAGAGCTGCCCACGGTGAGCTGGGAGATCTTGAATGTTATATTTCCTCTACTCATTTCCCCCCCTTCTGTCTTGCAGTGTgatttaacttttaaaaacgTCAAGGACTCCATTTACCACGGTGTCTTTGTGCTTTTTGCCTTCATTTTGACGAGCTTTCTGCTGATGTGCATTAGGCGTAGAACCATTATCGTGATTTACCTTCTAACGGCTGCCCTGGCTGGTTTTTTGGTGAACTTTGTCACGAACGATACACTGATATTGATTGTattcctgctgctgattgtgCCGCCGATTTGCAGCCTGCGACTGACCACATCCCTACTCATAGATCTGATACCCACACATCTCAG GGGCAAAGCCGTTGCTCTTTGCTTGATCTTTGGACGCACTGGTGTACTCACTTCCAGTTTATTCATTGGCTACACCCTCAGGCAGCTTTGCTATGTGACCTTCAATGGCTTTGTGCTGGCCATCATTG CTTCCGCGATcctcattctgctgctgccctcggAGAGTAAAATGATGGACAACCTGTCCAAGTAG
- the LOC117893142 gene encoding synaptic vesicle 2-related protein-like isoform X2 yields MADIDDVYHMLGFGRMQRIIFACCVLIQIYITNEQLGLSLIVASSACELQIDDHRMSWLMSAVFTAQILASHYMGDKADEIGRRKLILITGSLMLFTSLLSALMPDFWSFLVMRFLVGVFVTGPTVSMQTYLSEFTKFSLRPKVLNYVSYSIGLSMIYVPCIAALVKVNLPIYNAYTFSSWRLLILLNLLPGITAFIMLYRLPESPKYYLSVNEDAKAMAVLEQCCRLNKGKDVTLASLGVDSVTQPRLRGATIKRNCVARLWYESLPLLERPYFRNFFLTSAGVFVQFGVSFGLGVWMLRVRHLILQVEETETICELMRKHGHHKIELPTCDLTFKNVKDSIYHGVFVLFAFILTSFLLMCIRRRTIIVIYLLTAALAGFLVNFVTNDTLILIVFLLLIVPPICSLRLTTSLLIDLIPTHLRGKAVALCLIFGRTGVLTSSLFIGYTLRQLCYVTFNGFVLAIIASAILILLLPSESKMMDNLSK; encoded by the exons ATGGCAGACATTGACGACGTCTATCATATGCTGG GCTTTGGGCGCATGCAGCGAATCATCTTTGCGTGCTGCGTGCTGATTCAGATCTACATAACGAACGAACAGTTGGGCCTGTCCCTGATTGTAGCCTCCAGTGCCTGCGAGCTGCAGATCGACGATCACCGCATGTCCTGGCTGATGAGCGCTGTCTTTACCGCACAGATCCTGGCGAGTCACTACATGGGCGACAAGGCGGATGAGATTGGGAGACGAAAACTGATTCTAATCACGGGTTCCCTGATGCTCTTCACCTCTCTCCTGTCGGCCTTAATGCCAGATTTTTGGTCCTTTCTGGTGATGCGCTTTCTAGTAGGTGTCTT TGTGACGGGACCCACAGTGTCTATGCAGACGTACCTGAGCGAGTTCACAAAGTTCTCCCTGCGACCCAAAGTGCTCAACTATGTTAGCTATTCCATAGGTCTAAGCATGATCTATGTGCCAT GTATTGCTGCTTTGGTGAAGGTAAATCTGCCCATCTACAACGCTTACACTTTCTCCAGCTGGCGTCTGCTGATCCTGCTGAATCTGCTGCCCGGCATTACTGCTTTCATCATGCTCTATCGACTGCCCGAGAGCCCAAAGTATTATCTGTCGGTCAACGAGGATGCCAAGGCCATGGCGGTGCTGGAGCAATGCTGCCGCCTGAACAAGGGCAAGGATGTAACCCTGGCCAGCCTGGGCGTGGACTCGGTCACGCAGCCTCGTTTGCGTGGTGCTACCATCAAAAGGAA CTGTGTGGCTCGCCTGTGGTACGAgtccctgccgctgctggagcggCCCTACTTCCGCAACTTTTTCCTCACATCCGCAGGTGTTTTCGTGCAATTTGGCGT GAGTTTTGGTCTGGGCGTGTGGATGCTGCGGGTACGCCATCTCATTCTACAAGTGGAGGAGACCGAGACGATCTGTGAGCTGATGAGGAAGCATGGACATCATAAAATAGAGCTGCCCACG TGTgatttaacttttaaaaacgTCAAGGACTCCATTTACCACGGTGTCTTTGTGCTTTTTGCCTTCATTTTGACGAGCTTTCTGCTGATGTGCATTAGGCGTAGAACCATTATCGTGATTTACCTTCTAACGGCTGCCCTGGCTGGTTTTTTGGTGAACTTTGTCACGAACGATACACTGATATTGATTGTattcctgctgctgattgtgCCGCCGATTTGCAGCCTGCGACTGACCACATCCCTACTCATAGATCTGATACCCACACATCTCAG GGGCAAAGCCGTTGCTCTTTGCTTGATCTTTGGACGCACTGGTGTACTCACTTCCAGTTTATTCATTGGCTACACCCTCAGGCAGCTTTGCTATGTGACCTTCAATGGCTTTGTGCTGGCCATCATTG CTTCCGCGATcctcattctgctgctgccctcggAGAGTAAAATGATGGACAACCTGTCCAAGTAG
- the LOC117893142 gene encoding solute carrier family 22 member 7-like isoform X3, with amino-acid sequence MQTYLSEFTKFSLRPKVLNYVSYSIGLSMIYVPCIAALVKVNLPIYNAYTFSSWRLLILLNLLPGITAFIMLYRLPESPKYYLSVNEDAKAMAVLEQCCRLNKGKDVTLASLGVDSVTQPRLRGATIKRNCVARLWYESLPLLERPYFRNFFLTSAGVFVQFGVSFGLGVWMLRVRHLILQVEETETICELMRKHGHHKIELPTVSWEILNVIFPLLISPPSVLQCDLTFKNVKDSIYHGVFVLFAFILTSFLLMCIRRRTIIVIYLLTAALAGFLVNFVTNDTLILIVFLLLIVPPICSLRLTTSLLIDLIPTHLRGKAVALCLIFGRTGVLTSSLFIGYTLRQLCYVTFNGFVLAIIASAILILLLPSESKMMDNLSK; translated from the exons ATGCAGACGTACCTGAGCGAGTTCACAAAGTTCTCCCTGCGACCCAAAGTGCTCAACTATGTTAGCTATTCCATAGGTCTAAGCATGATCTATGTGCCAT GTATTGCTGCTTTGGTGAAGGTAAATCTGCCCATCTACAACGCTTACACTTTCTCCAGCTGGCGTCTGCTGATCCTGCTGAATCTGCTGCCCGGCATTACTGCTTTCATCATGCTCTATCGACTGCCCGAGAGCCCAAAGTATTATCTGTCGGTCAACGAGGATGCCAAGGCCATGGCGGTGCTGGAGCAATGCTGCCGCCTGAACAAGGGCAAGGATGTAACCCTGGCCAGCCTGGGCGTGGACTCGGTCACGCAGCCTCGTTTGCGTGGTGCTACCATCAAAAGGAA CTGTGTGGCTCGCCTGTGGTACGAgtccctgccgctgctggagcggCCCTACTTCCGCAACTTTTTCCTCACATCCGCAGGTGTTTTCGTGCAATTTGGCGT GAGTTTTGGTCTGGGCGTGTGGATGCTGCGGGTACGCCATCTCATTCTACAAGTGGAGGAGACCGAGACGATCTGTGAGCTGATGAGGAAGCATGGACATCATAAAATAGAGCTGCCCACGGTGAGCTGGGAGATCTTGAATGTTATATTTCCTCTACTCATTTCCCCCCCTTCTGTCTTGCAGTGTgatttaacttttaaaaacgTCAAGGACTCCATTTACCACGGTGTCTTTGTGCTTTTTGCCTTCATTTTGACGAGCTTTCTGCTGATGTGCATTAGGCGTAGAACCATTATCGTGATTTACCTTCTAACGGCTGCCCTGGCTGGTTTTTTGGTGAACTTTGTCACGAACGATACACTGATATTGATTGTattcctgctgctgattgtgCCGCCGATTTGCAGCCTGCGACTGACCACATCCCTACTCATAGATCTGATACCCACACATCTCAG GGGCAAAGCCGTTGCTCTTTGCTTGATCTTTGGACGCACTGGTGTACTCACTTCCAGTTTATTCATTGGCTACACCCTCAGGCAGCTTTGCTATGTGACCTTCAATGGCTTTGTGCTGGCCATCATTG CTTCCGCGATcctcattctgctgctgccctcggAGAGTAAAATGATGGACAACCTGTCCAAGTAG